The Candidatus Cloacimonadota bacterium genome includes the window CGCGACGGCGTGCTCTACTTTGAGGACGGAAAAATCAAGCATGCAGTCAACAACCTGCGCTTCAACGAGATCCCACACGATGCCACCAGAAGGATCCTGGCTCTGGGAAAACCACAGTTGACTTCCAGTATCGGTATGATGCCGACCCTCTTGATCGACGGATTCAATTTTGTTGACAAAACCGGTTTCTGATTAAAACTTTGAAAAAATATATTGACAGGATAAAGCCGTGATATAATCGGCTTCAATTAAGTGGGATAAACATTCCTTGAGCTTGTTCCTTTTAGTTCTGGGATAGCCTCATACCCGAATGTCAGACGTCCCGAACAAGAAAGGAGAAAGTCATGCCGGACAAAACATTGGTATGCAAAGACTGCTCCCAGGAATTCGTGTTCACCGAAGGCGAACAGGAATTTTACCAGGAGAAAGGTTTTACCAACGAACCCCAGCGCTGCCCCGAATGCCGTAAAGCAAAAAAGCAGCAATTTAACCGTAACAGATTTCAGCGCGGCTCAAACTAAAGCCAAAAGCTGATGGATCAATGCGCCGCCGTCCCAGATTGGACGGCGGTTTTCTTTTTGCCAAAAATAATCAGGGAATGGTGACGGAGCTGCTCTGCCCCGCTTCGATGATGATTTCCTCTGCCAACAGCACCCTGTTTTGAGAGCGGATTTCCAAAATGTGGCTGCCGGCTTTGAGACGCACTCTTTGTGTGTCGTCAGCGGGATCCACACCCACAAGGTTTCCATCCACCCGGGCTTCGCGGTTCAGCATGCTGCCGGAAAGGAGGAGGTAGCCATATTCACCCGAGTTTCCAGAGCCCATGCCGGCACAGGCGAAGAGGCCCAGTAAAATCAAAATGGCAAACGCGATTCGAACTTTCATTTTCTTTCTCCAAAACGATATTTCAGCTTGATTTCAAATCAAAATACAAGCATAGTATCCGATGCAGGATTGTCAAGCTCAAAGTTCCAGAACGAATCCCATCGCCGACTGTAAACACAAAAAAAGTCCGGTGTTAAAACCGGACTGTATTGTATCAGAAGCCTGACGGGGTCAAACTTCCATTATCTCTTTCTCTTTGCTTTTTTCAGCTTCGTCGATTTTTTTAACCCACTCGTCGGTGATATCTTGAATCTCTTTGAGCAGCTTTTTCTCTTCGTCTTCGCTGATTTCGGAATCTTTTTCCATTTTTTTGGCCTGTTCATTCGCTTCGCGACGGATGTTGCGGACGGCAACACGGGCTTCCTCGCCATATTTTTTCAGGCTTTTCACAATCTCACGGCGTTTTTCCTCCGTAAGTGGTTGAAAAGGAAGACGGATCACGTTACCATCATTTTCCGGGGTGATGCCCAGATTGGCTGCCAGAATGGCTTTTTCGATATCCGCGAGGGTGGTTTTATCCCAAGGCTGCACAACGATGGTGCGCGGCTCCGGAATGGAGATATTGCAAAGCTGCTTCACCGGGGTTGGCGTGCCATAATAGTTGATGCGCACGTCATCCAAGATGGAGGCGCTGGCTCTGCCGGTACGGACCCTGGAAAACTGGTGCAGCAGGGCCTCGAAGGATTTTTCCATTTTCTCTTTTGATGTTTCTTTTAGCTGTTCCATTTTTTAAACTCCTTTAAACGTCTGCTTTTCAGGGGTGGATGAGGGTGCCGCTCTCGGCATTTGTGATGGCCTGCTCCAGGCCTCCAGGTTTGGAAATGTTGAAGATTTTGATGGGCATGCCGTTATCACGGGCCAGCGAAAAGGCTGTCATGTCCATAACTCCCAGCTTTTGCTCCAGACATTGGTCAAAAGTTGCGTCGCGAATGAGCTTGGCATCTGGATTCTTGGCGGGATCGGCATCGTAAAGCCCATCCACCTTGGTTCCCTTCAGAACCAAATCCAACTTCAGCTCCACCGCGCGCAACACTGCCGCCGTGTCGGTTGTGAAAAACGGATGCGATGTTCCGCCTCCCAAGAGACAGATTTTTCCATCTTCCAAGGCTTGGAAAGCCGCGCGCACGGTGTAGCGATCCGCCACAGCGTCCATGCTGAAGCTTGAAAAAACCTGCGCTGGCTGACCTTTGCTCTGCAGTATTTGAGCCAAATACAGCGAGTTTTGGATGGTGGCAAGCATTCCAATTTGATCCAGCACAACCCGGTCCAAGCTTTGGTTTTTCCAGCTTCCGCCGCGGAAGATATTGCCGCCGCCGACCACGATTGCCAAGCCAACACCCAGTTTTTTGGCAGCGATGATCTCATCCGTGAGGACATCAATCACATTGTCGTCATAGCCAAAACCCTGGGATCCGGCCAGGATTTCTCCACTGAGTTTGAGCAAAAAACGCCGGGACATGATTCTATTTATTCTCCGCCCAACACGAAACGTACAAAGCGGGAAATCTGAATGTTTTCACCGGTGCGGGCGATGGCGTCTGTGAGCATATCTTTCACCGTGCGACCGCTTTCGCTAACCAGTTCCTGTTCCATAAGCGAGTGTTCCGAACAGTATTTTTTAACGCTGCCTTCCACAATCTTTTCAATGATTTCCGGCTTTTTGCCTTCGTTCACAGCTTTGTTGTGGGCGATTTCGCGTTCTTTTTCCAAAATGGCGGGATCAATCTGATCGGCTGTGACAGCCAGAGGATTTGTGGCTGCAATCTGCAGCGCAATCTCTTCGGCCAGGGCTCTGAATTCTTCAGTGCGTGCCACAAAATCGCTCTCGCAGTTCAGCTCCAACATCACGCCCAAGCGGCCGTTGAAGTGGATGTAGGAAAAAATGATTCCTTCCTTGGTTTCACGCAGAGCCTTGCCTTCGGCTTTGGTAATCCCGCGTTCGCGCAGGTATTTGATTGCGGCTTCGATGTCGCCATTTGTCTCAAGCAGGGCTTTGCGGCATTCCATCATGCCCACGCTGGTCCTGTCTCGCAGTTCCTTCACCATTGCGGCTGTTACTTCTATCATTTTAAAAACTCCTAAATTTATTGATTGTATGGCGGGGAGACACAAGCCTCCCCGCTATAGATAATGAATCAGTTTTCTTCAGTGGGGGCTGCTTCCGCGGGCGCGGCTGCAAGTTCCACCTCTTCCGGCATTTCTTCCTCTCCTTCTTTTTGAGGAGTGGTGTCAGCGCCTTCAGTGGCAATGTTTTTGCCTTCGACCACGGCGTTTGCCATCAGGTCTGAAATCAACTGGATGGCACGGGTGGCGTCATCATTTGAGGGGATTACATAATCCACGAGGTCGGGGTCGCAGTTTGTATCCACCATGGCGATGATGGGCACGCCCAAAATGCGGGCTTCGCGCACGGCAATGTCTTCATAGCCGGTATCCACGATGAAGATGGCTCCCGGTTGGGCATCCATTTCGCGGATTCCGCCCAGGGAAAACTCAATCTTGTCGTGCATGCGCTGCATCTTTTGCTGTTCCAGCTTGGTGTAATTGTTGATGGTGCCATCAGCCACGATGTCTTCATAATACTTCATCTTTTCAACGCTTTTACGGATGGTGCTCATGTTTGTGAGCATGCCACCATACCAGCGCTGGTTAACATAGAAAACACCGGCTTTTTCGGCTGCTTCCTTGATGGCTGCCTGCGCCTGTTTTTTGGTTCCCACAAAGAGGATGTATTCCTGCCGATTGGCAACTTCCTTCAAAAAATGGTAGGCTTCGTTGATGGCATCGACTGTTTGTTTGAGGTCGATGATGTGGATGCCGTTGCGTTTGATGAAGATATATTTCTTCATCTTGGGGTTCCACTTGAAGGTCTGATGGCCAAAGTGGACTCCCGCTTCCAGTAGTTGTTTCATGGTAACTACGGACATTTATTCTCCTTGTCTTACGGTTGCTTTTCCGCGCTGGGATCTAAGCAATTCAGAGGATCGGGCTCCCCACCGCCTTGCAACTCCCGGCGCGATTTTTTTGGTTTGGTGTTTAATGCTGTCCATGTGGTTCCAAAGGGGAGGAAAATCCTCCCCAAAACCCGGATCAACGTTTGGAGAACTGGAATTTCTTTCTGGCTTTCGGTCTTCCACTCTTTTTGCGTTCCACCATGCGGGGGTCGCGAGTGAGAAAGCCGCGGGCTTTGAGGCTGCTGCGATATTTTTCGTCGTATTCCACCAGAGCACGGGCAATTCCGTGACGGATGGCACCAGCCTGACCACTGAGGCCACCGCCGGTGACGTTCACATAAACGTCGAAGCTGTCGCTCACGCCAAGTTCCTGAAGAGGCTGTTCCACAACCATTTCCAAGGTTTCACGCTGGAGATATTTCTTCATCTGAACCTTGTTTATGATGCGTTTGCCAGTTCCGGGAGCGATGCGCACGCGGGCCACGGCGTTTTTCCTTCTGCCAACTGCGTTGTAAGTTTGCATAGGTTATTTCTCCTTAAGATTAAGTTCCACCGGTTGTTGAGCAGCATGAGGATGCTCGCTGCCGGCATAGACTTTGAGTTTCTTGAACATGGCGTCTCCCAACACGGTTTTGGGCATCATGCCGCGCACGGCGTGTTCAATGATGCGGGTGGGATGCTGTTCAAGCATCTTTGCGAAAGGGATCTCCTTGAGGCCGCCGGGGTAACCGCTATAGCGTTGATAGCTCTTTTGCAGGCTTTTGAGCCCGGTGACGCGCACTTTTTCGGCATTGATCACGATCACGTAATCGCCAGTGTCGATGTT containing:
- a CDS encoding cytochrome C551; its protein translation is MPDKTLVCKDCSQEFVFTEGEQEFYQEKGFTNEPQRCPECRKAKKQQFNRNRFQRGSN
- the frr gene encoding ribosome recycling factor translates to MEQLKETSKEKMEKSFEALLHQFSRVRTGRASASILDDVRINYYGTPTPVKQLCNISIPEPRTIVVQPWDKTTLADIEKAILAANLGITPENDGNVIRLPFQPLTEEKRREIVKSLKKYGEEARVAVRNIRREANEQAKKMEKDSEISEDEEKKLLKEIQDITDEWVKKIDEAEKSKEKEIMEV
- a CDS encoding UMP kinase is translated as MSRRFLLKLSGEILAGSQGFGYDDNVIDVLTDEIIAAKKLGVGLAIVVGGGNIFRGGSWKNQSLDRVVLDQIGMLATIQNSLYLAQILQSKGQPAQVFSSFSMDAVADRYTVRAAFQALEDGKICLLGGGTSHPFFTTDTAAVLRAVELKLDLVLKGTKVDGLYDADPAKNPDAKLIRDATFDQCLEQKLGVMDMTAFSLARDNGMPIKIFNISKPGGLEQAITNAESGTLIHP
- the tsf gene encoding translation elongation factor Ts, encoding MEVTAAMVKELRDRTSVGMMECRKALLETNGDIEAAIKYLRERGITKAEGKALRETKEGIIFSYIHFNGRLGVMLELNCESDFVARTEEFRALAEEIALQIAATNPLAVTADQIDPAILEKEREIAHNKAVNEGKKPEIIEKIVEGSVKKYCSEHSLMEQELVSESGRTVKDMLTDAIARTGENIQISRFVRFVLGGE
- the rpsB gene encoding 30S ribosomal protein S2; translation: MSVVTMKQLLEAGVHFGHQTFKWNPKMKKYIFIKRNGIHIIDLKQTVDAINEAYHFLKEVANRQEYILFVGTKKQAQAAIKEAAEKAGVFYVNQRWYGGMLTNMSTIRKSVEKMKYYEDIVADGTINNYTKLEQQKMQRMHDKIEFSLGGIREMDAQPGAIFIVDTGYEDIAVREARILGVPIIAMVDTNCDPDLVDYVIPSNDDATRAIQLISDLMANAVVEGKNIATEGADTTPQKEGEEEMPEEVELAAAPAEAAPTEEN
- the rpsI gene encoding 30S ribosomal protein S9 — protein: MQTYNAVGRRKNAVARVRIAPGTGKRIINKVQMKKYLQRETLEMVVEQPLQELGVSDSFDVYVNVTGGGLSGQAGAIRHGIARALVEYDEKYRSSLKARGFLTRDPRMVERKKSGRPKARKKFQFSKR
- the rplM gene encoding 50S ribosomal protein L13; this encodes MNTLTPKPDDIQRAWYVVDATDLPLGRLSTRIASILSGKNKPYYVRNIDTGDYVIVINAEKVRVTGLKSLQKSYQRYSGYPGGLKEIPFAKMLEQHPTRIIEHAVRGMMPKTVLGDAMFKKLKVYAGSEHPHAAQQPVELNLKEK